Proteins from one Phocoena sinus isolate mPhoSin1 chromosome 8, mPhoSin1.pri, whole genome shotgun sequence genomic window:
- the SCYL1 gene encoding N-terminal kinase-like protein isoform X2, with protein sequence MWFFARDPVRDFPFELSPELPEGGPPGPWVLHRGRKKATGSPVSIFVYDVKPGVEEQTQVAKAAFKRLKTLRHPNILAYIDGLETDRCLHIVTEAVTPLGAYLKARAEAGDLRELELSWGLHQIVKALSFLVNDCSLIHNNVCMAAVFVDRAGEWKLGGLDYMYSAQGNGGGPPRKGIPELEQYDPPELADGSGRAVREKWSADMWRLGCLIWEVFNGPLPRAAALRNPGKIPKSLVPHYCELVGANPKVRPNPARFLQNCRAPGGFMNNRFVETNLFLEEIQIKEPAEKQKFFQELSKSLDSFPEDFCRHKVLPQLLTAFEFGSAGAVVLTPLFKVGKFLGAVEYQRKIIPVVVKMFSSTDRAMRIRLLQQMEQFIQYLDEPTVNTQIFPHVVHGFLDTNPAIREQTVKSMLLLAPKLNETNLNVELMKHFARLQAKDEQGPIRCNTTVCLGKIGSYLSAGTRHRVLTSAFSRATKDPFAPSRVAGVLGFAATHNLYSMNDCAHKILPVLCSLTVDPERAVRDQAFKAIRSFLSKLESVSEDPTQLAEAEKDVHAASSPGMGGAAASWAGWAVTGVSSLTSKLIRAHPTAAPAETNVPQRPVPEGLPAPAPTPVPATPTTSGHWETQEESKDAEEDSTAADRWDDEDWGSLEEAESVLAQQDNWSTGGQASWAGQTSNPGHKSQESDWSSWEAEDAWEQGWQEPSPPEPPPEGTRLASEYNWGGPEPSDKGDPFAALSVCREAGAQPRRDSWGDDNWEGLEAESRQAKAELARKKREERKREMEAKRTEKKTAKGPMKLGTRKLD encoded by the exons ATGTGGTTCTTTGCCCGGGACCCGGTCCGGGATTTCCCGTTTGAGCTCAGCCCGGAACTCCCCGAGGGCGGCCCTCCTGGGCCCTGGGTCCTGCACCGCGGCCGTAAGAAG GCCACAGGCAGCCCGGTGTCCATCTTCGTGTATGACGTGAAGCCCGGCGTCGAAGAGCAGACCCAGGTGGCCAAAGCTGCCTTCAAGCGCCTCAAAACTCTCCGGCACCCCAACATCCTGGCCTACATCGATGGGCTGGAG ACAGACAGATGCCTCCACATAGTGACAGAGGCTGTGACCCCGCTGGGAGCGTACCTCAAGGCGCGAGCGGAGGCTGGTGACCTGAGGGAACTGGAGCTCTCCTGGGGGCTACACCAGATTGTG AAAGCCCTCAGCTTCCTGGTCAACGACTGCAGCCTCATCCACAACAATGTCTGCATGGCCGCTGTGTTCGTGGACCGCGCTGGCGAGTGGAAGCTTGGGGGCCTGGACTACATGTATTCCGCCCAGGGCAATGGCGGGGGGCCTCCCCGCAAGGGGATCCCCGAGCTTGAGCAGTACGATCCCCCGGAGTTGGCCGATGGCAGTGGCAGAGCGGTCAGAGAGAAGTG GTCAGCTGACATGTGGCGCTTGGGCTGCCTCATCTGGGAAGTCTTCAATGGGCCCCTGCCTCGTGCAGCCGCCCTACGAAACCCTGGGAAG ATCCCCAAGTCACTGGTGCCCCATTACTGTGAGCTGGTTGGAGCCAACCCCAAGGTACGTCCCAACCCAGCCCGCTTCCTGCAGAACTGCCGGGCACCTGGTGGCTTCATGAACAACCGCTTTGTGGAGACCAACCTCTTCCTGGAAGAGATTCAG ATCAAAGAGCCAGCCGAGAAGCAAAAGTTCTTCCAAGAGCTGAGCAAGAGCCTAGACTCATTCCCTGAGGACTTCTGCCGCCACAAGGTGCTGCCCCAGCTGTTGACCGCCTTCGAGTTTGGCAGCGCAGGGGCTGTTGTCCTCACGCCGCTGTTCAAG GTGGGTAAGTTCCTCGGCGCTGTGGAGTATCAGCGGAAGATCATCCCTGTCGTGGTCAAGATGTTCTCATCGACTGACCGGGCCATGCGTATCCGCCTCCTGCAGCAG ATGGAGCAGTTCATCCAGTACCTTGATGAGCCAACAGTCAACACCCAGATCTTTCCCCACGTCGTGCATGGCTTCCTGGACACCAACCCTGCCATCCGGGAGCAGACAGTCAAG TCCATGCTGCTCCTGGCCCCGAAGCTGAATGAGACCAACCTCAACGTGGAGCTGATGAAGCACTTCGCGCGGCTGCAAGCTAAGGATGAGCAGGGCCCCATCCGCTGCAACACCACCGTCTGCCTGGGCAAAATTGGCTCCTACCTCAGTGCCGGC accaGACACAGGGTCCTCACCTCCGCCTTTAGCCGGGCCACTAAGGACCCATTTGCACCATCCCGGGTCGCGGGTGTTCTGGGCTTCGCCGCCACCCACAACCTCTACTCGATGAATGATTGCGCCCACAAGATcctgcctgtgctctgcagcctcACCGTGGATCCTGAGAGAGCCGTGCGGGACCAG GCCTTCAAGGCCATTCGAAGCTTCCTGTCCAAACTGGAGTCTGTGTCGGAGGACCCCACCCAGCTGGCCGAAGCGG AGAAGGACGTCCATGCAGCCTCCAGCCCTGGAATGGGAGGAGCCGCAGCCAGCTGGGCAGGCTGGGCCGTGACAGGGGTCTCCTCACTCACCTCTAAACTGATCCGTGCACACCCCACGGCTGCCCCAGCTGAGACCAACGTTCCCCAGAGACCCGTGCCTGAGG GacttcctgccccagccccaacCCCTGTCCCTGCCACACCCACGACCTCAGGCCactgggagacacaagaggagagCAAGGACGCAGAAGAGGACAGCACTGCTGCCGACAGATGGGATGATGAAGACTGGGGTAGCTTGGAG GAGGCCGAATCTGTGTTGGCCCAGCAGGACAACTGGAGTACTGGGGGCCAAGCCAGCTGGGCTGGGCAG ACCAGCAACCCTGGTCACAAATCCCAGGAGTCAGACTGGAGCAGCTGGGAAGCCGAGGATGCATGGGAGCAGGGCTGGCAGGAGCCAAGCCCCCCGGAGCCACCCCCTGAGGGCACACGGCTGGCCAGCGAGTATAACTGGGGTGGACCGGAGCCTAGTGACAAAGGCGACCCCTTTGCTGCCCTGTCAGTGTGTCGGGAGGCTGGTGCCCAG CCGAGGCGGGACTCGTGGGGTGATGACAACTGGGAGGGCCTGGAGGCCGAGAGCC GACAGGCCAAGGCGGAGCTAGCCCGGAAGAAGCGCGAGGAGCGTAAGCGGGAGATGGAGGCGAAACGCACTGAGAAAAAGACAGCCAAGGGCCCCATGAAGCTGGGAACCCGGAAGCTGGACTGA
- the SCYL1 gene encoding N-terminal kinase-like protein isoform X5 codes for MWFFARDPVRDFPFELSPELPEGGPPGPWVLHRGRKKATGSPVSIFVYDVKPGVEEQTQVAKAAFKRLKTLRHPNILAYIDGLETDRCLHIVTEAVTPLGAYLKARAEAGDLRELELSWGLHQIVKALSFLVNDCSLIHNNVCMAAVFVDRAGEWKLGGLDYMYSAQGNGGGPPRKGIPELEQYDPPELADGSGRAVREKWSADMWRLGCLIWEVFNGPLPRAAALRNPGKIPKSLVPHYCELVGANPKVRPNPARFLQNCRAPGGFMNNRFVETNLFLEEIQIKEPAEKQKFFQELSKSLDSFPEDFCRHKVLPQLLTAFEFGSAGAVVLTPLFKVGKFLGAVEYQRKIIPVVVKMFSSTDRAMRIRLLQQMEQFIQYLDEPTVNTQIFPHVVHGFLDTNPAIREQTVKSMLLLAPKLNETNLNVELMKHFARLQAKDEQGPIRCNTTVCLGKIGSYLSAGTRHRVLTSAFSRATKDPFAPSRVAGVLGFAATHNLYSMNDCAHKILPVLCSLTVDPERAVRDQAFKAIRSFLSKLESVSEDPTQLAEAEKDVHAASSPGMGGAAASWAGWAVTGVSSLTSKLIRAHPTAAPAETNVPQRPVPEGLPAPAPTPVPATPTTSGHWETQEESKDAEEDSTAADRWDDEDWGSLETSNPGHKSQESDWSSWEAEDAWEQGWQEPSPPEPPPEGTRLASEYNWGGPEPSDKGDPFAALSVCREAGAQPRRDSWGDDNWEGLEAESRQAKAELARKKREERKREMEAKRTEKKTAKGPMKLGTRKLD; via the exons ATGTGGTTCTTTGCCCGGGACCCGGTCCGGGATTTCCCGTTTGAGCTCAGCCCGGAACTCCCCGAGGGCGGCCCTCCTGGGCCCTGGGTCCTGCACCGCGGCCGTAAGAAG GCCACAGGCAGCCCGGTGTCCATCTTCGTGTATGACGTGAAGCCCGGCGTCGAAGAGCAGACCCAGGTGGCCAAAGCTGCCTTCAAGCGCCTCAAAACTCTCCGGCACCCCAACATCCTGGCCTACATCGATGGGCTGGAG ACAGACAGATGCCTCCACATAGTGACAGAGGCTGTGACCCCGCTGGGAGCGTACCTCAAGGCGCGAGCGGAGGCTGGTGACCTGAGGGAACTGGAGCTCTCCTGGGGGCTACACCAGATTGTG AAAGCCCTCAGCTTCCTGGTCAACGACTGCAGCCTCATCCACAACAATGTCTGCATGGCCGCTGTGTTCGTGGACCGCGCTGGCGAGTGGAAGCTTGGGGGCCTGGACTACATGTATTCCGCCCAGGGCAATGGCGGGGGGCCTCCCCGCAAGGGGATCCCCGAGCTTGAGCAGTACGATCCCCCGGAGTTGGCCGATGGCAGTGGCAGAGCGGTCAGAGAGAAGTG GTCAGCTGACATGTGGCGCTTGGGCTGCCTCATCTGGGAAGTCTTCAATGGGCCCCTGCCTCGTGCAGCCGCCCTACGAAACCCTGGGAAG ATCCCCAAGTCACTGGTGCCCCATTACTGTGAGCTGGTTGGAGCCAACCCCAAGGTACGTCCCAACCCAGCCCGCTTCCTGCAGAACTGCCGGGCACCTGGTGGCTTCATGAACAACCGCTTTGTGGAGACCAACCTCTTCCTGGAAGAGATTCAG ATCAAAGAGCCAGCCGAGAAGCAAAAGTTCTTCCAAGAGCTGAGCAAGAGCCTAGACTCATTCCCTGAGGACTTCTGCCGCCACAAGGTGCTGCCCCAGCTGTTGACCGCCTTCGAGTTTGGCAGCGCAGGGGCTGTTGTCCTCACGCCGCTGTTCAAG GTGGGTAAGTTCCTCGGCGCTGTGGAGTATCAGCGGAAGATCATCCCTGTCGTGGTCAAGATGTTCTCATCGACTGACCGGGCCATGCGTATCCGCCTCCTGCAGCAG ATGGAGCAGTTCATCCAGTACCTTGATGAGCCAACAGTCAACACCCAGATCTTTCCCCACGTCGTGCATGGCTTCCTGGACACCAACCCTGCCATCCGGGAGCAGACAGTCAAG TCCATGCTGCTCCTGGCCCCGAAGCTGAATGAGACCAACCTCAACGTGGAGCTGATGAAGCACTTCGCGCGGCTGCAAGCTAAGGATGAGCAGGGCCCCATCCGCTGCAACACCACCGTCTGCCTGGGCAAAATTGGCTCCTACCTCAGTGCCGGC accaGACACAGGGTCCTCACCTCCGCCTTTAGCCGGGCCACTAAGGACCCATTTGCACCATCCCGGGTCGCGGGTGTTCTGGGCTTCGCCGCCACCCACAACCTCTACTCGATGAATGATTGCGCCCACAAGATcctgcctgtgctctgcagcctcACCGTGGATCCTGAGAGAGCCGTGCGGGACCAG GCCTTCAAGGCCATTCGAAGCTTCCTGTCCAAACTGGAGTCTGTGTCGGAGGACCCCACCCAGCTGGCCGAAGCGG AGAAGGACGTCCATGCAGCCTCCAGCCCTGGAATGGGAGGAGCCGCAGCCAGCTGGGCAGGCTGGGCCGTGACAGGGGTCTCCTCACTCACCTCTAAACTGATCCGTGCACACCCCACGGCTGCCCCAGCTGAGACCAACGTTCCCCAGAGACCCGTGCCTGAGG GacttcctgccccagccccaacCCCTGTCCCTGCCACACCCACGACCTCAGGCCactgggagacacaagaggagagCAAGGACGCAGAAGAGGACAGCACTGCTGCCGACAGATGGGATGATGAAGACTGGGGTAGCTTGGAG ACCAGCAACCCTGGTCACAAATCCCAGGAGTCAGACTGGAGCAGCTGGGAAGCCGAGGATGCATGGGAGCAGGGCTGGCAGGAGCCAAGCCCCCCGGAGCCACCCCCTGAGGGCACACGGCTGGCCAGCGAGTATAACTGGGGTGGACCGGAGCCTAGTGACAAAGGCGACCCCTTTGCTGCCCTGTCAGTGTGTCGGGAGGCTGGTGCCCAG CCGAGGCGGGACTCGTGGGGTGATGACAACTGGGAGGGCCTGGAGGCCGAGAGCC GACAGGCCAAGGCGGAGCTAGCCCGGAAGAAGCGCGAGGAGCGTAAGCGGGAGATGGAGGCGAAACGCACTGAGAAAAAGACAGCCAAGGGCCCCATGAAGCTGGGAACCCGGAAGCTGGACTGA
- the SCYL1 gene encoding N-terminal kinase-like protein isoform X4, translating into MWFFARDPVRDFPFELSPELPEGGPPGPWVLHRGRKKATGSPVSIFVYDVKPGVEEQTQVAKAAFKRLKTLRHPNILAYIDGLETDRCLHIVTEAVTPLGAYLKARAEAGDLRELELSWGLHQIVKALSFLVNDCSLIHNNVCMAAVFVDRAGEWKLGGLDYMYSAQGNGGGPPRKGIPELEQYDPPELADGSGRAVREKWSADMWRLGCLIWEVFNGPLPRAAALRNPGKIPKSLVPHYCELVGANPKVRPNPARFLQNCRAPGGFMNNRFVETNLFLEEIQIKEPAEKQKFFQELSKSLDSFPEDFCRHKVLPQLLTAFEFGSAGAVVLTPLFKVGKFLGAVEYQRKIIPVVVKMFSSTDRAMRIRLLQQMEQFIQYLDEPTVNTQIFPHVVHGFLDTNPAIREQTVKSMLLLAPKLNETNLNVELMKHFARLQAKDEQGPIRCNTTVCLGKIGSYLSAGTRHRVLTSAFSRATKDPFAPSRVAGVLGFAATHNLYSMNDCAHKILPVLCSLTVDPERAVRDQAFKAIRSFLSKLESVSEDPTQLAEAEKDVHAASSPGMGGAAASWAGWAVTGVSSLTSKLIRAHPTAAPAETNVPQRPVPEGHWETQEESKDAEEDSTAADRWDDEDWGSLEEAESVLAQQDNWSTGGQASWAGQTSNPGHKSQESDWSSWEAEDAWEQGWQEPSPPEPPPEGTRLASEYNWGGPEPSDKGDPFAALSVCREAGAQPRRDSWGDDNWEGLEAESRQAKAELARKKREERKREMEAKRTEKKTAKGPMKLGTRKLD; encoded by the exons ATGTGGTTCTTTGCCCGGGACCCGGTCCGGGATTTCCCGTTTGAGCTCAGCCCGGAACTCCCCGAGGGCGGCCCTCCTGGGCCCTGGGTCCTGCACCGCGGCCGTAAGAAG GCCACAGGCAGCCCGGTGTCCATCTTCGTGTATGACGTGAAGCCCGGCGTCGAAGAGCAGACCCAGGTGGCCAAAGCTGCCTTCAAGCGCCTCAAAACTCTCCGGCACCCCAACATCCTGGCCTACATCGATGGGCTGGAG ACAGACAGATGCCTCCACATAGTGACAGAGGCTGTGACCCCGCTGGGAGCGTACCTCAAGGCGCGAGCGGAGGCTGGTGACCTGAGGGAACTGGAGCTCTCCTGGGGGCTACACCAGATTGTG AAAGCCCTCAGCTTCCTGGTCAACGACTGCAGCCTCATCCACAACAATGTCTGCATGGCCGCTGTGTTCGTGGACCGCGCTGGCGAGTGGAAGCTTGGGGGCCTGGACTACATGTATTCCGCCCAGGGCAATGGCGGGGGGCCTCCCCGCAAGGGGATCCCCGAGCTTGAGCAGTACGATCCCCCGGAGTTGGCCGATGGCAGTGGCAGAGCGGTCAGAGAGAAGTG GTCAGCTGACATGTGGCGCTTGGGCTGCCTCATCTGGGAAGTCTTCAATGGGCCCCTGCCTCGTGCAGCCGCCCTACGAAACCCTGGGAAG ATCCCCAAGTCACTGGTGCCCCATTACTGTGAGCTGGTTGGAGCCAACCCCAAGGTACGTCCCAACCCAGCCCGCTTCCTGCAGAACTGCCGGGCACCTGGTGGCTTCATGAACAACCGCTTTGTGGAGACCAACCTCTTCCTGGAAGAGATTCAG ATCAAAGAGCCAGCCGAGAAGCAAAAGTTCTTCCAAGAGCTGAGCAAGAGCCTAGACTCATTCCCTGAGGACTTCTGCCGCCACAAGGTGCTGCCCCAGCTGTTGACCGCCTTCGAGTTTGGCAGCGCAGGGGCTGTTGTCCTCACGCCGCTGTTCAAG GTGGGTAAGTTCCTCGGCGCTGTGGAGTATCAGCGGAAGATCATCCCTGTCGTGGTCAAGATGTTCTCATCGACTGACCGGGCCATGCGTATCCGCCTCCTGCAGCAG ATGGAGCAGTTCATCCAGTACCTTGATGAGCCAACAGTCAACACCCAGATCTTTCCCCACGTCGTGCATGGCTTCCTGGACACCAACCCTGCCATCCGGGAGCAGACAGTCAAG TCCATGCTGCTCCTGGCCCCGAAGCTGAATGAGACCAACCTCAACGTGGAGCTGATGAAGCACTTCGCGCGGCTGCAAGCTAAGGATGAGCAGGGCCCCATCCGCTGCAACACCACCGTCTGCCTGGGCAAAATTGGCTCCTACCTCAGTGCCGGC accaGACACAGGGTCCTCACCTCCGCCTTTAGCCGGGCCACTAAGGACCCATTTGCACCATCCCGGGTCGCGGGTGTTCTGGGCTTCGCCGCCACCCACAACCTCTACTCGATGAATGATTGCGCCCACAAGATcctgcctgtgctctgcagcctcACCGTGGATCCTGAGAGAGCCGTGCGGGACCAG GCCTTCAAGGCCATTCGAAGCTTCCTGTCCAAACTGGAGTCTGTGTCGGAGGACCCCACCCAGCTGGCCGAAGCGG AGAAGGACGTCCATGCAGCCTCCAGCCCTGGAATGGGAGGAGCCGCAGCCAGCTGGGCAGGCTGGGCCGTGACAGGGGTCTCCTCACTCACCTCTAAACTGATCCGTGCACACCCCACGGCTGCCCCAGCTGAGACCAACGTTCCCCAGAGACCCGTGCCTGAGG GCCactgggagacacaagaggagagCAAGGACGCAGAAGAGGACAGCACTGCTGCCGACAGATGGGATGATGAAGACTGGGGTAGCTTGGAG GAGGCCGAATCTGTGTTGGCCCAGCAGGACAACTGGAGTACTGGGGGCCAAGCCAGCTGGGCTGGGCAG ACCAGCAACCCTGGTCACAAATCCCAGGAGTCAGACTGGAGCAGCTGGGAAGCCGAGGATGCATGGGAGCAGGGCTGGCAGGAGCCAAGCCCCCCGGAGCCACCCCCTGAGGGCACACGGCTGGCCAGCGAGTATAACTGGGGTGGACCGGAGCCTAGTGACAAAGGCGACCCCTTTGCTGCCCTGTCAGTGTGTCGGGAGGCTGGTGCCCAG CCGAGGCGGGACTCGTGGGGTGATGACAACTGGGAGGGCCTGGAGGCCGAGAGCC GACAGGCCAAGGCGGAGCTAGCCCGGAAGAAGCGCGAGGAGCGTAAGCGGGAGATGGAGGCGAAACGCACTGAGAAAAAGACAGCCAAGGGCCCCATGAAGCTGGGAACCCGGAAGCTGGACTGA